The sequence TCGCCGGGCCCGAAGACCCGGACGCCGGCCAGCTCGCCGCCCTCGCCCGGGCGGCGTGAGTGGTGCGCGCCGACCAGTCCGGCCGCCCGGGGCATCGCCTCCACCGCCTCGAACTGCTCGGTCTCCGGATAGACCCGCATCCGCACCGGCTCGGTGATCACCGCCCGGGAGACGAGCAGCCCGTCGGCGGCGGCGACCCGCGCGCCGGCCGGGCCGATCGGGTGCCGCCCCCAGCGCAGCGCGGTGCCGGACAGCTCCAGGTCGACGGCCCGGCCGGTGGGGATCGAGGTGACGAAGGGGCGGTCCGCGCCGCCGGAGCGGCGCACGTCCACGCCGGCTCCGCCGAAGCCGACCCGCTCGACGCGCAGCCACGGCGAGACGCGGGCCCGCACCACCGCCACGTCGTACGCCACGGTGTCCGGGTTGCCGACGCTGACCGTGCCGGCCATCGCGCCGCCCTCGACCAGGTGAGCGTCGGCGGTGAGGATCTCCAGCTGCGGCGCGGCGGTGGGCCGGCGGCGCAGCGCGTACGCGGTGCCGAGCGCGAACGGCGCGGCGAGCACGACCAGGTCGACCCGGCCGAGCAGCACGGCGGCGATCAGCAGCACCCCGGTGAGCAGCACCGCCCGGCCCAGCGCCCAGGTGGGCGCCCAGCCCGCCGCCGGTTCCGCCGCTTCCTCGGTGGACACGGTCGTCAGCGCCCCGCCCGACCGGCCGCGTAGCTGGGCAGCGCGCCGCTGGCCGGGGCGGGTGTCTGCTCCAGCACCTCACCGACCACGAAGGACGGATCGACCCGGCGCAGCCACATCTCCGGGCGCAGCGTGATCCGGTGCGCGAGCGCCGGGGCGGCCACCTCCTTGACGTCCTCCGGCACCACGTAGTCGCGGCCGGCGAAGACCGCCCGGACGCGGGCCAGCAGCAGCAGCGCCAGCGAGCCGCGCGGGGAGGCGCCAACCAGCACCGACGGGTGCTCGCGGGTGGCCGCGGTCAGGTCGACGATGTACCGGCCGACGGAGTCCTCCACCACCACGTCCTCCAGCGCGGCCTGCATGGCGCGCAGCGTGGCGGCGTCCACCACCGGTTTGATCTCGGACTCCTCGCGGCGGCGGGCCATCCGCCGGCGCAGCACGTCCCACTCCTCCTCGCGTTGCGGGTAGCCGAACGACACCCGCAGCAGGAACCGGTCCAGCTGCGCCTCGGGCAGCGGATACGTCCCCTCGTACTCGATCGGGTTGGCGGTGGCGAGCACGTGGAACGGCTCGTCCAGCCGGTAGGTCACGCCCTCGACAGAGACCTGCTTCTCCTGCATCGCCTCCAGCAGCGCCGACTGGGTCTTCGGCGGCGTCCGGTTGATCTCGTCGGCGAGCAGCAGGTTGGTGAAGAGCGGGCCGGCGCGGAAGGAGAAGTCACCGCTGCGCTGGTCGTAGAGGAAGGAGCCGGTGACGTCGGCCGGCAGCAGGTCCGGGGTGAACTGGAGGCGGCGGAAGTCCAAGCCGAGGGCCTGCGCGAAGGACCGCGCGGTCAGCGTCTTGCCCAGGCCGGGCAGGTCCTCCAGCAGCACGTGCCCACCGGCCAGGATGCCGGCGAGGACCAGCTCCAGGGACTCCCGCTTGCCGACCACGACCTGACCGACCGCGTCCAGCACCGCCCGGGCCAGGTGGCCCACCTCCGAGGCGGGGATGCTGCGGTCCACGTCGTTCATCAAATCTTCTCCAGTTCGGCGACGATCGCCGCGAGGTCGCGCGGCGACGGGGAGCGGCGGGAGGGGGTGCTGAGGAACGTCCACAACGGCTCCCCGAGCAGGGTGCGGGCGCGGGCCGGGTCGGACTCGCGGGTCAGGCCGTGGCGCTGGCGCAGCCGCTCGTCGGCCAGCTCGGCCAGCCGCGGCAGGACCCGCTCGGCGAACCGCTCCGGCCGCCCGGAGCACCAGTCCAGCGGCCGTTCCCAGCCGTTGATGGCGCTCCGCAGCGCGTCCCGGGCACCCCAGTTGTACGAGCCGGGCTCCTCGCCGGCCGGCGCCCGGCCGCCGGCCCGGGGCGGGGGCGGCGGGGAGAGCGCGGCGGTGACCCGGCGGACGGCGAGCACCGCCAGCACGCCGGCCACCACGATCCAGATCGAGACCTGGAGGCCGACCGCGCGCAGCACGGCGAGGACCACCGCGGTGGCCGCGGCGGCGACGGCGAGGGTACGCAGCACCGCCCGGGCCCGCCCGCCGCGCTGCCGGCCGGCGCGCGGCGGCGGCTCCTCCTCGAAGGTGAGCAGGTCGTCGAGGCCGGTGCGCTCGGTCACGACCGCACCGCCCGGGGCTCGACGGGTCGCACGTTCACGCCGGCACCTCCTCGGCGGCGGTGGCGAGGGCCGTCAGTTCGCCGCGCAGCCGGCGCAGCGCCGCCCGGGCCTGGTCGCGCATCCGGGCGTCCACCGTGTGGGTGGCGTACCGGGCCTCGCGGTAGACGTGGGCGAACCCGTCCAGCACGTCGGCGCTGGCGATGGCGGGCACCCCGGCGGCCGGGTCGCCCCGCAGCAGCCGGGTGACCAGGTCGGTCGGGGTGTCCCCGGTACGCCGGGGCGCGCCCGCCTCGGTGGCGGCCTCCTCCAGGCGTACCCAGCAGGCGATCACGGCGGTCCGTGGGTCGGTGTCGGCGTCGTCCAGTTCGACCAGTCCGGCGTCTAGGGCGGCGACCACCTCGCGGGCGGTGCCCTCGGCGGTGCGCCGGGTGCGGGCGGCCGGGACGGCCCGGGTGGTGCGGCGCAGGGCGCCCCGGATCAGGGTCCAGGCCAGGTAGCCGAGGGCCAGCAGGATGGCCAGGCCCAGCAGGACGATCGCCACCGTCGCGATCCACTGCGGGATGTCGGCCTGGGTCCGTTCGGCGCCGGCGCGCGGCTCGATCGGGATGGAGCGGGCCGGCGCGGCGGAGGGGTAGTCCGGGACGTACGGGAGTTGCCTGGCGGCGGGCGGGATGCGGCTCGCGCCGATCGAGGAGTGCCCGGCGGCGAGCGCCGCGGCGGCCAGCAGGAGGGTCACCGCGAGGACGGGCCACCACCTGCGCAGCACGCCGAGGTCCATCGCCACCGCCCCACGCAGCCTCAGTCCACCCCGGCGAGTTGTTTCGCCCGGGCGAACACGTCGTCCAGCATCAATGGTGTCAGCCGTCCCGTGAAGGTGTTCTGCTGGCTGACGTGGTAGCAACCGAGCAGCTCGGGGGCGGCCGTCCCGGACCAGTGTGCCCCATGCCCGAAGACCGGTCGCGGGCTGGGCGGGCGGACGCCGTACACGTCGCGCAGCACCGGCCACCACGCGGCCCAGGCGAAGGCGCCCAGCGCGACCACGACGCGCAGGGTGGGCCGGATCAGCCCGACCTCGCGGTGCAGCCACGGCGCGCAGGTGTCCCGCTCGGCCGGGGTGGGCTTGTTGTCCGGCGGCGCGCACCGCACCGCGGCGAAGATCCGGGTGTCCCGCAGCGTGAGCCCGTCGTCGGCGGCCACGCTGGTCGGCTGGTTGGCCAGCCCGGCGCGGTGCAGGGCGGCGAAGAGCACGTCGCCGGACCGGTCGCCGGTGAAGATCCGACCGGTGCGGTTTCCGCCGTGCGCGGCCGGGGCCAGCCCGAGGATGCCGATCCGGGCGTCCGACGTGCCGAAGCCGGGCACCGGGCGACCCCAGTAGTGCTGTTCGCGGAAGGCCGCCCGCTTCGTCCGGGCGACCTCCTCCCGCCAGGAGACCAGGCGTGGGCAGGCGAAGCAGTTGCTGACGGCGCCGTCGAGGTCGGCCAGGTCGGTCGCCCGCGCGGCGCGGGCGACCACCTCCACGGGGGTACGGGGCTCAGCCAAGCTTGGCCCGGAAGAGTTCCAGGGTGCGTGCCCAGGCGGTGGCGGCGGCCCGCTGGTCGAAGTTCTCCGGCCGGTCCTCGTTGAAGAACGCGTGCGCGGTGCCCGGGTAGTCGTAGGTCTGGCAGGTGCCGCCGGCCGTCTCGATGGCCCGGCGGACGGTCTGTACGCCGTCCGCGGCGGAGAGACCGTCCGCTTCGGAGCAGTGGATGACCGCCGCCTTGCCGGCGTAGTCGGTCCACTCGGAGCGCATCGCCTCCCACGGCAGCCGGGGGTAGAAGGCGGCGGTGGCGACGATCCGCTCGGAGCGGGTGGCCGCCCAGAGGGCCAGGCTGGCTCCGGCGCAGAAGCCCGCGCAGCCGACCTTGCCGGTGACCTCGGGCCGTCCGGCGAGGTAGTCGGCAGCGACCGCGATGTCCGCCGCCGCCTCGTCCATCTGCGCGCTGTTCAGCATCTGCCGGGGCTCACTCGGCTTGCTGGCCGGCTGACCGTGCCGGAAGTCCGGGGCGAGGGCGACGAAGCCCGCCTCGGCGAAGCGGTCCGCGACCGACCGGATGTGGGGCACCAGACCCCACCAGTCCTGGATGACGATGACCGCGGGGCTGGCCGCACCGCCGGGGGGTATCGCGAGATACCCCTCGCCCGTCCCACCGTTGCTGGCGTAGCTCACCATCTCGCCCATCGGCCGTCCTCCTAGCGGTCAGTCATCGTT comes from Micromonospora purpureochromogenes and encodes:
- a CDS encoding DUF58 domain-containing protein codes for the protein MTTVSTEEAAEPAAGWAPTWALGRAVLLTGVLLIAAVLLGRVDLVVLAAPFALGTAYALRRRPTAAPQLEILTADAHLVEGGAMAGTVSVGNPDTVAYDVAVVRARVSPWLRVERVGFGGAGVDVRRSGGADRPFVTSIPTGRAVDLELSGTALRWGRHPIGPAGARVAAADGLLVSRAVITEPVRMRVYPETEQFEAVEAMPRAAGLVGAHHSRRPGEGGELAGVRVFGPGDRLRRIDWRVSLRARQLHVAATLSDRDAEVVVLLDVLAEAGRSGGVKGTASVLDTTVRAAAAIAEHYLHRGDRVAMLEYGPAARRLRPATGRRQYLTVLEWLLDVRAEASPHEPYDQVFGPQVLSADALVVVLTPLLDERSAQMLARLARGGRFVVAVDTLPTDLAPPGERGWAPVAFRLWRLDRDTMIAQLREHGVPVVRWAGTGSLDQVLRDVARLATAPRVGAR
- a CDS encoding AAA family ATPase, translating into MNDVDRSIPASEVGHLARAVLDAVGQVVVGKRESLELVLAGILAGGHVLLEDLPGLGKTLTARSFAQALGLDFRRLQFTPDLLPADVTGSFLYDQRSGDFSFRAGPLFTNLLLADEINRTPPKTQSALLEAMQEKQVSVEGVTYRLDEPFHVLATANPIEYEGTYPLPEAQLDRFLLRVSFGYPQREEEWDVLRRRMARRREESEIKPVVDAATLRAMQAALEDVVVEDSVGRYIVDLTAATREHPSVLVGASPRGSLALLLLARVRAVFAGRDYVVPEDVKEVAAPALAHRITLRPEMWLRRVDPSFVVGEVLEQTPAPASGALPSYAAGRAGR
- a CDS encoding DUF4129 domain-containing protein, yielding MDLGVLRRWWPVLAVTLLLAAAALAAGHSSIGASRIPPAARQLPYVPDYPSAAPARSIPIEPRAGAERTQADIPQWIATVAIVLLGLAILLALGYLAWTLIRGALRRTTRAVPAARTRRTAEGTAREVVAALDAGLVELDDADTDPRTAVIACWVRLEEAATEAGAPRRTGDTPTDLVTRLLRGDPAAGVPAIASADVLDGFAHVYREARYATHTVDARMRDQARAALRRLRGELTALATAAEEVPA
- a CDS encoding uracil-DNA glycosylase, which gives rise to MVARAARATDLADLDGAVSNCFACPRLVSWREEVARTKRAAFREQHYWGRPVPGFGTSDARIGILGLAPAAHGGNRTGRIFTGDRSGDVLFAALHRAGLANQPTSVAADDGLTLRDTRIFAAVRCAPPDNKPTPAERDTCAPWLHREVGLIRPTLRVVVALGAFAWAAWWPVLRDVYGVRPPSPRPVFGHGAHWSGTAAPELLGCYHVSQQNTFTGRLTPLMLDDVFARAKQLAGVD
- a CDS encoding dienelactone hydrolase family protein, with the protein product MGEMVSYASNGGTGEGYLAIPPGGAASPAVIVIQDWWGLVPHIRSVADRFAEAGFVALAPDFRHGQPASKPSEPRQMLNSAQMDEAAADIAVAADYLAGRPEVTGKVGCAGFCAGASLALWAATRSERIVATAAFYPRLPWEAMRSEWTDYAGKAAVIHCSEADGLSAADGVQTVRRAIETAGGTCQTYDYPGTAHAFFNEDRPENFDQRAAATAWARTLELFRAKLG